In one window of Brassica rapa cultivar Chiifu-401-42 chromosome A07, CAAS_Brap_v3.01, whole genome shotgun sequence DNA:
- the LOC103845906 gene encoding histone-lysine N-methyltransferase ASHR1 isoform X1: MANLQSFLRDRCLTVLNLPDKGRSLFTSRDFRPGEVILRQEPYVSVPNNNSSESRCDGCFKTDGLKKCSGCQVVWYCGSSCQKSEWKLHRHECKALCRLEKEKRMLVTPTIRLMVKLCLKRNLQNEKVIPITTTDNYSLVEALVSHMSELDEKQLMLYAQMANLVNLILQFPGIDLKEIAENFSKFSCNAHSICDSELRPEGIGLFPLVSIINHSCSPNAVLVFEEKMAVVRAMEYISKDSEVTISYIETAGSTLTRQKSLKEQYLFHCQCARCSNIGKPHDIEESAILEGYRCANEKCNGFLLRDPDDKGFVCQNCMLLRSKEEVKKLAGDVKTVSAKALASPSAESICCLHKQDAIALYKTFEKLQEKLYHSFSITLMRTREKLLKMLMEVESWREALDYCKLIVPVYQRVYPATHPLIGLQFYTQGKLEWLLGQTEEAVSSLIKAYDILRISHGTSTPFMKELSAKLDEARAEASYKLLALKDGN; encoded by the exons ATGGCGAATCTGCAGAGCTTTCTTCGCGATCGCTGCTTAACCGTTTTGAATCTCCCAGACAAAGGCCGCTCTCTATTCACCTCCAGAGACTTTCGTCCAG GAGAAGTGATTCTGAGGCAAGAGCCGTATGTTTCTGTTCCGAACAACAATTCGTCGGAATCAAGATGTGACGGATGTTTCAAGACCGATGGCTTGAAGAAATGTTCTGGTTGTCAAGTGGTTTGGTACTGTGGGAGCTCGTGTCAG AAGTCAGAGTGGAAGTTGCATCGCCATGAATGCAAAGCTCTCTGTAGGCTTGAGAAGGAGAAGCGTATGTTAGTGACTCCTACAATACGTCTGATGGTGAAGCTTTGCCTCAAGAGGAACTTGCAAAACGAAAAG GTCATACCGATCACGACAACAGATAATTACAGTTTGGTGGAGGCTTTGGTGTCGC ATATGTCTGAGCTTGATGAGAAGCAGCTGATGTTGTATGCGCAAATGGCTAATCTTGTGAACTTGATACTTCAGTTTCCTGGTATTGATCTCAAAGAGATTGCCGAGAACTTTTCAAAG TTCTCGTGCAATGCTCATAGCATTTGTGATAGCGAATTGAGACCTGAGGGGATAGGATTGTTTCCCTTGGTTTCCATCATTAATCACAG CTGCTCTCCCAATGCGGTATTAGTCTTCGAAGAAAAGATGGCGGTTGTTCGAGCTATGGAATACATATCAAAGGATTCAGAG GTAACTATCAGCTATATTGAAACCGCTGGAAGCACTCTAACTCGGCAGAAGTCTCTGAAAGAACAATACCTTTTCCACTGTCAGTGCGCCCGATGCAGTAACATT GGAAAACCTCATGATATTGAAGAAAGTGCCATATTGGAAGGCTATCGGTGTGCCAATGAGAAGTGTAATGGTTTCTTACTCCGTGATCCTG ATGATAAAGGCTTTGTTTGCCAGAATTGCATGCTTCTTAGGAGCAAGGAAGAGGTCAAAAAGTTGGCTGGTGATGTGAAAACAGTTTCAGCGAAGGCTCTTGCATCTCCTTCGGCAGAAAGTATCTGTTGCCTAC ATAAACAGGACGCCATTGCGCTGTATAAGACGTTTGAGAAACTACAAGAGAAGCTTTACCATTCTTTCTCGATCACTTTAATGAGAACTCGTGAAAAGCTTCTTAAG ATGCTGATGGAAGTAGAAAGCTGGAGAGAAGCTTTGGATTACTGCAAACTTATAGTCCCTGTTTACCAAA GAGTATATCCAGCAACCCATCCTTTGATTGGACTGCAGTTCTATACCCAGGGAAAACTCGAATG GTTACTGGGGCAAACGGAAGAGGCGGTGAGTTCACTGATTAAGGCATATGACATTCTGAGGATCAGCCACGGAACAAGTACACCTTTCATGAAAGAGCTCTCAGCAAAGTTGGATGAAGCTCGTGCAGAGGCTTCTTATAAGTTGCTTGCATTGAAAGATGGCAACTAG
- the LOC103845906 gene encoding histone-lysine N-methyltransferase ASHR1 isoform X4 — protein MANLQSFLRDRCLTVLNLPDKGRSLFTSRDFRPGEVILRQEPYVSVPNNNSSESRCDGCFKTDGLKKCSGCQVVWYCGSSCQKSEWKLHRHECKALCRLEKEKRMLVTPTIRLMVIPITTTDNYSLVEALVSHMSELDEKQLMLYAQMANLVNLILQFPGIDLKEIAENFSKFSCNAHSICDSELRPEGIGLFPLVSIINHSCSPNAVLVFEEKMAVVRAMEYISKDSEVTISYIETAGSTLTRQKSLKEQYLFHCQCARCSNIGKPHDIEESAILEGYRCANEKCNGFLLRDPDDKGFVCQNCMLLRSKEEVKKLAGDVKTVSAKALASPSAESICCLHKQDAIALYKTFEKLQEKLYHSFSITLMRTREKLLKMLMEVESWREALDYCKLIVPVYQRVYPATHPLIGLQFYTQGKLEWLLGQTEEAVSSLIKAYDILRISHGTSTPFMKELSAKLDEARAEASYKLLALKDGN, from the exons ATGGCGAATCTGCAGAGCTTTCTTCGCGATCGCTGCTTAACCGTTTTGAATCTCCCAGACAAAGGCCGCTCTCTATTCACCTCCAGAGACTTTCGTCCAG GAGAAGTGATTCTGAGGCAAGAGCCGTATGTTTCTGTTCCGAACAACAATTCGTCGGAATCAAGATGTGACGGATGTTTCAAGACCGATGGCTTGAAGAAATGTTCTGGTTGTCAAGTGGTTTGGTACTGTGGGAGCTCGTGTCAG AAGTCAGAGTGGAAGTTGCATCGCCATGAATGCAAAGCTCTCTGTAGGCTTGAGAAGGAGAAGCGTATGTTAGTGACTCCTACAATACGTCTGATG GTCATACCGATCACGACAACAGATAATTACAGTTTGGTGGAGGCTTTGGTGTCGC ATATGTCTGAGCTTGATGAGAAGCAGCTGATGTTGTATGCGCAAATGGCTAATCTTGTGAACTTGATACTTCAGTTTCCTGGTATTGATCTCAAAGAGATTGCCGAGAACTTTTCAAAG TTCTCGTGCAATGCTCATAGCATTTGTGATAGCGAATTGAGACCTGAGGGGATAGGATTGTTTCCCTTGGTTTCCATCATTAATCACAG CTGCTCTCCCAATGCGGTATTAGTCTTCGAAGAAAAGATGGCGGTTGTTCGAGCTATGGAATACATATCAAAGGATTCAGAG GTAACTATCAGCTATATTGAAACCGCTGGAAGCACTCTAACTCGGCAGAAGTCTCTGAAAGAACAATACCTTTTCCACTGTCAGTGCGCCCGATGCAGTAACATT GGAAAACCTCATGATATTGAAGAAAGTGCCATATTGGAAGGCTATCGGTGTGCCAATGAGAAGTGTAATGGTTTCTTACTCCGTGATCCTG ATGATAAAGGCTTTGTTTGCCAGAATTGCATGCTTCTTAGGAGCAAGGAAGAGGTCAAAAAGTTGGCTGGTGATGTGAAAACAGTTTCAGCGAAGGCTCTTGCATCTCCTTCGGCAGAAAGTATCTGTTGCCTAC ATAAACAGGACGCCATTGCGCTGTATAAGACGTTTGAGAAACTACAAGAGAAGCTTTACCATTCTTTCTCGATCACTTTAATGAGAACTCGTGAAAAGCTTCTTAAG ATGCTGATGGAAGTAGAAAGCTGGAGAGAAGCTTTGGATTACTGCAAACTTATAGTCCCTGTTTACCAAA GAGTATATCCAGCAACCCATCCTTTGATTGGACTGCAGTTCTATACCCAGGGAAAACTCGAATG GTTACTGGGGCAAACGGAAGAGGCGGTGAGTTCACTGATTAAGGCATATGACATTCTGAGGATCAGCCACGGAACAAGTACACCTTTCATGAAAGAGCTCTCAGCAAAGTTGGATGAAGCTCGTGCAGAGGCTTCTTATAAGTTGCTTGCATTGAAAGATGGCAACTAG
- the LOC103845906 gene encoding histone-lysine N-methyltransferase ASHR1 isoform X2, protein MANLQSFLRDRCLTVLNLPDKGRSLFTSRDFRPGEVILRQEPYVSVPNNNSSESRCDGCFKTDGLKKCSGCQVVWYCGSSCQKSEWKLHRHECKALCRLEKEKRMLVTPTIRLMVKLCLKRNLQNEKVIPITTTDNYSLVEALVSHMSELDEKQLMLYAQMANLVNLILQFPGIDLKEIAENFSKFSCNAHSICDSELRPEGIGLFPLVSIINHSCSPNAVLVFEEKMAVVRAMEYISKDSEVTISYIETAGSTLTRQKSLKEQYLFHCQCARCSNIGKPHDIEESAILEGYRCANEKCNGFLLRDPDDKGFVCQNCMLLRSKEEVKKLAGDVKTVSAKALASPSAESICCLHKQDAIALYKTFEKLQEKLYHSFSITLMRTREKLLKMLMEVESWREALDYCKLIVPVYQRVYPATHPLIGLQFYTQGKLEWLLGQTEEAVSSLIKAYDILRISHGTSTPFMKELSAKLDEARAEASYKLLALKDGN, encoded by the exons ATGGCGAATCTGCAGAGCTTTCTTCGCGATCGCTGCTTAACCGTTTTGAATCTCCCAGACAAAGGCCGCTCTCTATTCACCTCCAGAGACTTTCGTCCAG GAGAAGTGATTCTGAGGCAAGAGCCGTATGTTTCTGTTCCGAACAACAATTCGTCGGAATCAAGATGTGACGGATGTTTCAAGACCGATGGCTTGAAGAAATGTTCTGGTTGTCAAGTGGTTTGGTACTGTGGGAGCTCGTGTCAG AAGTCAGAGTGGAAGTTGCATCGCCATGAATGCAAAGCTCTCTGTAGGCTTGAGAAGGAGAAGCGTATGTTAGTGACTCCTACAATACGTCTGATGGTGAAGCTTTGCCTCAAGAGGAACTTGCAAAACGAAAAG GTCATACCGATCACGACAACAGATAATTACAGTTTGGTGGAGGCTTTGGTGTCGC ATATGTCTGAGCTTGATGAGAAGCAGCTGATGTTGTATGCGCAAATGGCTAATCTTGTGAACTTGATACTTCAGTTTCCTGGTATTGATCTCAAAGAGATTGCCGAGAACTTTTCAAAG TTCTCGTGCAATGCTCATAGCATTTGTGATAGCGAATTGAGACCTGAGGGGATAGGATTGTTTCCCTTGGTTTCCATCATTAATCACAG CTGCTCTCCCAATGCGGTATTAGTCTTCGAAGAAAAGATGGCGGTTGTTCGAGCTATGGAATACATATCAAAGGATTCAGAG GTAACTATCAGCTATATTGAAACCGCTGGAAGCACTCTAACTCGGCAGAAGTCTCTGAAAGAACAATACCTTTTCCACTGTCAGTGCGCCCGATGCAGTAACATT GGAAAACCTCATGATATTGAAGAAAGTGCCATATTGGAAGGCTATCGGTGTGCCAATGAGAAGTGTAATGGTTTCTTACTCCGTGATCCTG ATGATAAAGGCTTTGTTTGCCAGAATTGCATGCTTCTTAGGAGCAAGGAAGAGGTCAAAAAGTTGGCTGGTGATGTGAAAACAGTTTCAGCGAAGGCTCTTGCATCTCCTTCGGCAGAAAGTATCTGTTGCCTAC ATAAACAGGACGCCATTGCGCTGTATAAGACGTTTGAGAAACTACAAGAGAAGCTTTACCATTCTTTCTCGATCACTTTAATGAGAACTCGTGAAAAGCTTCTTAAG ATGCTGATGGAAGTAGAAAGCTGGAGAGAAGCTTTGGATTACTGCAAACTTATAGTCCCTGTTTACCAAA GAGTATATCCAGCAACCCATCCTTTGATTGGACTGCAGTTCTATACCCAGGGAAAACTCGAATG GTTACTGGGGCAAACGGAAGAGGCGGTGAGTTCACTGATTAAGGCATATGACATTCTGAGGATCAGCCACGGAACAAGTACACCTTTCATGAAAGAGCTCTCAGCAAAGTTGGATGAAGCTCGTGCAGAGGCTTCTTATAAGTTGCTTGCATTGAAAGATGGCAACTA A
- the LOC103845906 gene encoding histone-lysine N-methyltransferase ASHR1 isoform X3: protein MANLQSFLRDRCLTVLNLPDKGRSLFTSRDFRPGEVILRQEPYVSVPNNNSSESRCDGCFKTDGLKKCSGCQVVWYCGSSCQKSEWKLHRHECKALCRLEKEKRMLVTPTIRLMVKLCLKRNLQNEKVIPITTTDNYSLVEALVSHMSELDEKQLMLYAQMANLVNLILQFPGIDLKEIAENFSKFSCNAHSICDSELRPEGIGLFPLVSIINHSCSPNAVLVFEEKMAVVRAMEYISKDSEVTISYIETAGSTLTRQKSLKEQYLFHCQCARCSNIGKPHDIEESAILEGYRCANEKCNGFLLRDPDDKGFVCQNCMLLRSKEEVKKLAGDVKTVSAKALASPSAENKQDAIALYKTFEKLQEKLYHSFSITLMRTREKLLKMLMEVESWREALDYCKLIVPVYQRVYPATHPLIGLQFYTQGKLEWLLGQTEEAVSSLIKAYDILRISHGTSTPFMKELSAKLDEARAEASYKLLALKDGN from the exons ATGGCGAATCTGCAGAGCTTTCTTCGCGATCGCTGCTTAACCGTTTTGAATCTCCCAGACAAAGGCCGCTCTCTATTCACCTCCAGAGACTTTCGTCCAG GAGAAGTGATTCTGAGGCAAGAGCCGTATGTTTCTGTTCCGAACAACAATTCGTCGGAATCAAGATGTGACGGATGTTTCAAGACCGATGGCTTGAAGAAATGTTCTGGTTGTCAAGTGGTTTGGTACTGTGGGAGCTCGTGTCAG AAGTCAGAGTGGAAGTTGCATCGCCATGAATGCAAAGCTCTCTGTAGGCTTGAGAAGGAGAAGCGTATGTTAGTGACTCCTACAATACGTCTGATGGTGAAGCTTTGCCTCAAGAGGAACTTGCAAAACGAAAAG GTCATACCGATCACGACAACAGATAATTACAGTTTGGTGGAGGCTTTGGTGTCGC ATATGTCTGAGCTTGATGAGAAGCAGCTGATGTTGTATGCGCAAATGGCTAATCTTGTGAACTTGATACTTCAGTTTCCTGGTATTGATCTCAAAGAGATTGCCGAGAACTTTTCAAAG TTCTCGTGCAATGCTCATAGCATTTGTGATAGCGAATTGAGACCTGAGGGGATAGGATTGTTTCCCTTGGTTTCCATCATTAATCACAG CTGCTCTCCCAATGCGGTATTAGTCTTCGAAGAAAAGATGGCGGTTGTTCGAGCTATGGAATACATATCAAAGGATTCAGAG GTAACTATCAGCTATATTGAAACCGCTGGAAGCACTCTAACTCGGCAGAAGTCTCTGAAAGAACAATACCTTTTCCACTGTCAGTGCGCCCGATGCAGTAACATT GGAAAACCTCATGATATTGAAGAAAGTGCCATATTGGAAGGCTATCGGTGTGCCAATGAGAAGTGTAATGGTTTCTTACTCCGTGATCCTG ATGATAAAGGCTTTGTTTGCCAGAATTGCATGCTTCTTAGGAGCAAGGAAGAGGTCAAAAAGTTGGCTGGTGATGTGAAAACAGTTTCAGCGAAGGCTCTTGCATCTCCTTCGGCAGAAA ATAAACAGGACGCCATTGCGCTGTATAAGACGTTTGAGAAACTACAAGAGAAGCTTTACCATTCTTTCTCGATCACTTTAATGAGAACTCGTGAAAAGCTTCTTAAG ATGCTGATGGAAGTAGAAAGCTGGAGAGAAGCTTTGGATTACTGCAAACTTATAGTCCCTGTTTACCAAA GAGTATATCCAGCAACCCATCCTTTGATTGGACTGCAGTTCTATACCCAGGGAAAACTCGAATG GTTACTGGGGCAAACGGAAGAGGCGGTGAGTTCACTGATTAAGGCATATGACATTCTGAGGATCAGCCACGGAACAAGTACACCTTTCATGAAAGAGCTCTCAGCAAAGTTGGATGAAGCTCGTGCAGAGGCTTCTTATAAGTTGCTTGCATTGAAAGATGGCAACTAG
- the LOC103845907 gene encoding calcium-dependent protein kinase 16, with protein sequence MGLCFSSAKVSGRQHRSPRSPNPPHHPLTVAKPKPPQTPCSFLAVTIQKDHKAQQRRNAATTTNKKTPPQTQTRQTPTHGKAREKAKRHGEKIPYGKRVDFGYAKDFDNRYTIGKLLGHGQFGYTYVATDKKTGDRVAVKKIDKAKMTLPIAVEDVRREVKILQALTGHENVVRFYNAFEDKNSVYIAMELCEGGELLDRILSKKDSHYTERDAAVVVRQMLKVAAECHLRGLVHRDMKPENFLFKSTEEDSALKATDFGLSDFIKPGKKFHDIVGSAYYVAPEVLKRRSGPESDVWSIGVISYILLCGRRPFWDKTEDGIFKEVLKNKPDFRRKPWPTISNSAKDFVKKLLVKDPRARLTAAQALSHPWVREGGDATEIPIDISVLSNMRQFVKFSRLKQFALRALATTLDEEELADLRDQFGAMDADKNGAISLDEMRQALAKDHPWKLKDARVAEILQAIDSNTDGFVDFEEFVAAALHVNQLEEHDSEKWQQRSRAAFEKFDIDGDGFITAEELRMHTGLKGSIEPLLEEADIDHDGKISLHEFRRLLKTASIKSRNVRNPPGYLISRKT encoded by the exons ATGGGTCTCTGTTTCTCCTCCGCCAAAGTATCCGGCCGCCAACACCGCAGCCCCCGGAGTCCCAACCCACCACATCATCCCCTCACCGTCGCTAAACCCAAACCGCCGCAAACGCCATGTTCATTCCTAGCCGTTACGATCCAGAAAGACCACAAGGCCCAACAGCGACGTAACGCCGCGACGACGACGAATAAGAAAACGCCGCCGCAGACGCAAACGCGACAGACGCCAACGCACGGGAAGGCGAGAGAGAAGGCGAAGAGACACGGAGAAAAGATCCCGTACGGTAAGCGCGTGGATTTCGGGTACGCTAAAGATTTCGATAACCGTTACACCATCGGGAAGTTGCTCGGACATGGCCAGTTCGGTTATACATACGTGGCTACCGATAAAAAGACAGGAGATCGTGTCGCTGTCAAGAAAATCGATAAAGCCAAG ATGACACTGCCGATAGCTGTGGAAGATGTTAGGAGAGAGGTGAAGATACTTCAAGCTTTAACTGGTCATGAAAACGTGGTTCGGTTCTACAATGCCTTCGAGGACAAGAACTCTGTTTATATAGCCATGGA GTTATGTGAGGGTGGTGAGTTGCTGGATCGGATATTATCCAA GAAAGATAGTCATTATACCGAGAGAGACGCGGCCGTGGTAGTGAGACAGATGCTAAAAGTTGCAGCTGAATGTCATTTACGTGGTTTGGTTCATAGAGATATGAAACCAGAG AATTTTCTGTTCAAATCAACTGAAGAAGATTCGGCTCTAAAAGCTACAGATTTCGGTTTATCAGACTTCATAAAACCAG GCAAGAAGTTTCATGATATAGTAGGGAGCGCGTATTACGTAGCACCTGAAGTATTGAAACGAAGGTCAGGACCTGAATCAGATGTATGGAGTATTGGTGTTATCAGTTACATTCTTCTCTGCGGGAGACGACCTTTCTGGGATAAGACTGAAGATGGtattttcaaagag GTATTGAAGAACAAACCTGACTTCAGAAGAAAACCATGGCCAACCATTAGCAACAGCGCCAAAGATTTCGTTAAGAAGTTGTTAGTAAAAGACCCAAGAGCTAGATTAACAGCTGCGCAGGCACTAT CACATCCATGGGTTAGAGAAGGAGGAGATGCAACTGAGATTCCCATAGACATATCTGTTCTCAGCAATATGCGTCAGTTTGTTAAATTCAGCCGCCTCAAGCAATTCGCATTAAGG GCTCTTGCAACGACGCTTGATGAAGAGGAGTTGGCTGATCTTAGAGACCAGTTTGGTGCGATGGATGCTGATAAGAATGGAGCCATTAGCCTTGACGAGATGCGGCAG GCTCTTGCGAAAGATCATCCTTGGAAGCTTAAAGATGCACGAGTCGCTGAGATTCTTCAAGCG ATTGATAGCAACACAGATGGATTTGTGGATTTCGAAGAGTTTGTTGCTGCTGCGTTACACGTAAACCAACTAGAGGAGCATGATTCTGAGAAATGGCAACAGAGATCAAGAGCAGCATTTGAGAAATTCGATATAGACGGAGATGGATTTATAACAGCAGAAGAACTTCGAATG CATACTGGCTTGAAAGGGTCCATTGAGCCACTACTTGAAGAAGCAGACATTGATCATGATGGTAAAATCAGTCTCCATGAGTTTCGTAGACTTTTGAAAACTGCGAGTATCAAATCAAGAAATGTTAGAAACCCTCCTGGTTATCTTATTTCTCGGAAAACCTGA
- the LOC103845908 gene encoding cold shock domain-containing protein 3 gives MAQDDQSAARSTGTVNWFSDAKGYGFIAPDDGGDELFVHQSSIVSDGFRTLTVDEPVEYAIAVGNDGKTKAVDVTAPGGGSLNKKEVSSRGNGGSCFSCGEVGHMAKDCAGGKRYGGGGRRSGGEGSCYVCGNVGHFARDCRQNAGGNSGGGGGGECYNCGVVGHMAKDCRGGNRYGGRGSGGEGCYTCGDVGHFARDCRANGGGGGGGNTCYTCGGVGHMARVCTSRRPSGTCGGSGGPCYECGGIGHLARDCDRRGSGRSGGGGGTCFTCGEEGHFARDCSSLA, from the coding sequence ATGGCGCAAGACGATCAATCGGCGGCGAGATCTACCGGAACAGTTAACTGGTTCAGCGATGCCAAAGGCTACGGTTTCATCGCTCCCGATGATGGCGGAGACGAGCTTTTCGTTCACCAGTCCTCGATCGTCTCCGACGGCTTCCGAACCTTGACTGTTGATGAGCCGGTTGAGTACGCGATCGCGGTTGGAAACGACGGCAAGACCAAGGCCGTCGATGTCACTGCTCCTGGCGGCGGATCTCTCAACAAGAAGGAAGTGAGCTCCCGCGGAAACGGCGGTAGCTGTTTCAGTTGCGGCGAGGTTGGCCATATGGCGAAGGATTGCGCCGGTGGGAAAAGATACGGAGGCGGAGGGCGTAGATCCGGTGGCGAAGGCTCTTGCTACGTGTGCGGTAATGTAGGACACTTCGCTAGGGATTGTAGGCAGAACGCCGGTGGAAACAgtggcggcggcggcggaggcgAGTGTTACAATTGCGGAGTGGTTGGTCATATGGCGAAGGATTGTCGCGGTGGGAACAGATACGGTGGCCGTGGATCTGGCGGTGAGGGATGCTACACGTGTGGCGATGTGGGGCATTTCGCTAGGGATTGCAGGGCAAACGGCGGTGGCGGTGGCGGTGGAAACACTTGCTATACCTGTGGCGGAGTTGGCCACATGGCTAGAGTTTGCACAAGCAGGAGACCGTCCGGTACTTGTGGTGGTAGTGGTGGTCCTTGCTACGAGTGTGGAGGCATTGGTCACTTGGCACGTGACTGTGATCGTAGAGGAAGCGGAAGAAGTGGCGGAGGTGGTGGCACGTGTTTCACATGCGGGGAGGAAGGTCACTTTGCAAGGGACTGCTCTTCGCTTgcttaa
- the LOC108870195 gene encoding thaumatin-like protein 1 isoform X1, whose translation MGFIKVSSFLFVIFFLINGGSSTTFTVVNQCNYTVWPGLLSGAGTAPLSTTGFSLNSSESRVISIPASWSGRIWGRTLCSQNPTTGKFTCVTGDCGSSKIECSGAGGKPPATLAEFTLNGASNLDFFDISLVDGYNIPVTIVPHGGAAGVGKCMAAGCAADLNVVCPPQLKLTMEDAAGVAVACKSACEAFGTPEFCCSGAFGTPDTCKASEYAGFFKKACPTAYSYAYDDGTSTFTCSGADYVITFCP comes from the exons ATGGGATTCATTAAAGTCTCTTCCTTTCTCTTTGTGATCTTCTTTCTCATTAATGGCGGTTCCTCCACCACTTTCACAGTCGTTAACCAATGCAACTACACTGTTTGGCCGGGACTTCTCTCTGGCGCCGGAACTGCTCCCTTATCCACTACCGGTTTCTCCTTAAACTCATCCGAGTCACGGGTCATCTCCATACCCGCCTCCTGGTCCGGCCGCATATGGGGTCGCACGCTCTGCAGTCAAAACCCCACCACCGGTAAATTTACTTGCGTCACAGGCGACTGCGGCTCATCCAAAATCGAATGCTCAGGCGCCGGCGGCAAACCTCCGGCTACACTAGCAGAGTTCACACTCAACGGCGC CAGTAATCTTGATTTCTTCGACATCAGCCTCGTCGACGGTTACAACATCCCGGTGACGATCGTTCCTCACGGTGGAGCAGCCGGAGTTGGTAAATGCATGGCCGCGGGTTGTGCGGCGGATCTCAACGTAGTTTGTCCACCTCAGCTGAAACTAACGATGGAAGACGCGGCTGGAGTGGCTGTGGCGTGCAAGAGCGCTTGCGAAGCGTTTGGAACGCCGGAGTTTTGCTGTAGCGGCGCGTTTGGAACGCCGGACACGTGTAAGGCGAGTGAGTACGCTGGTTTCTTCAAAAAAGCTTGCCCGACGGCTTATAGCTACGCTTATGACGATGGGACAAGCACCTTTACTTGCTCCGGCGCTGATTACGTCATCACTTTCTGTCCTTGA
- the LOC108870195 gene encoding thaumatin-like protein 1 isoform X2, with translation MGFIKVSSFLFVIFFLINGGSSTTFTVVNQCNYTVWPGLLSGAGTAPLSTTGFSLNSSESRVISIPASWSGRIWGRTLCSQNPTTGKFTCVTGDCGSSKIECSGAGGKPPATLAEFTLNGASNLDFFDISLVDGYNIPVTIVPHGGAAGVGKCMAAGCAADLNVVCPPQLKLTMEDAAGVAVACKSACEAFGTPEFCCSGAFGTPDTCKASEYAGFFKKACPTAYSYAYDDGTSTFTCSGADYVITFCP, from the exons ATGGGATTCATTAAAGTCTCTTCCTTTCTCTTTGTGATCTTCTTTCTCATTAATGGCGGTTCCTCCACCACTTTCACAGTCGTTAACCAATGCAACTACACTGTTTGGCCGGGACTTCTCTCTGGCGCCGGAACTGCTCCCTTATCCACTACCGGTTTCTCCTTAAACTCATCCGAGTCACGGGTCATCTCCATACCCGCCTCCTGGTCCGGCCGCATATGGGGTCGCACGCTCTGCAGTCAAAACCCCACCACCGGTAAATTTACTTGCGTCACAGGCGACTGCGGCTCATCCAAAATCGAATGCTCAGGCGCCGGCGGCAAACCTCCGGCTACACTAGCAGAGTTCACACTCAACGGCGCCAG TAATCTTGATTTCTTCGACATCAGCCTCGTCGACGGTTACAACATCCCGGTGACGATCGTTCCTCACGGTGGAGCAGCCGGAGTTGGTAAATGCATGGCCGCGGGTTGTGCGGCGGATCTCAACGTAGTTTGTCCACCTCAGCTGAAACTAACGATGGAAGACGCGGCTGGAGTGGCTGTGGCGTGCAAGAGCGCTTGCGAAGCGTTTGGAACGCCGGAGTTTTGCTGTAGCGGCGCGTTTGGAACGCCGGACACGTGTAAGGCGAGTGAGTACGCTGGTTTCTTCAAAAAAGCTTGCCCGACGGCTTATAGCTACGCTTATGACGATGGGACAAGCACCTTTACTTGCTCCGGCGCTGATTACGTCATCACTTTCTGTCCTTGA